In Mercenaria mercenaria strain notata chromosome 15, MADL_Memer_1, whole genome shotgun sequence, a single genomic region encodes these proteins:
- the LOC123546347 gene encoding uncharacterized protein LOC123546347: protein MNGMATSKMFGRSQIDASDALHEFSCSPCSEDGKNSEAWYHCSICQAFYCQRCVDVHNKFTKNHSVSDKTSDTFGQEFGKSAKQNSNDLPTDVCEEHHGEVVKMFCGHHNHVCCTVCIAVKHRSCDGVEYIPNIASGLIKSQEKDNIKISLQKVKADLKNLKSKVENDIKRLDKQRDDIIDNIQEFKKRIIARVEELERKSLHELESKHKELTENINAYNKQIGGLLKVIDVRLHKLTHAKDDNKAQTFVDVKNGEKELSEGNDLAKQTARDAKSMAFKMNTDIEEYLSKNQSLGTLQEYTSGVNIVCPVETRITSAFISELQSQLQSYDIQSECTKASEIVADRYTIVLCEHDSSDAAIKHTTGIQENTIILMRLCKEYVPYLLTCLKAKVKGNFRIEYVDNKSSISFAERNKRIYESISNIVMGHD from the exons ATGAATGGAATGGCTACCAGTAAAATGTTTGGTAGATCACAAATTGATGCATCTGATGCGTTACATGAATTTTCATGCTCTCCATGTTCGGAAGATGGCAAAAACTCGGAGGCATGGTATCATTGCAGCATATGTCAGGCGTTTTATTGCCAAAGATGTGTTGATGTTCACAACAAGTTTACAAAGAATCACAGTGTCAGTGACAAAACTTCGGATACATTCGGACAAGAATTCGGAAAATCGGCGAAACAAAATTCCAACGATTTGCCAACAGATGTATGCGAGGAACACCATGGGGAGGTGGTGAAAATGTTTTGCGGACACCATAATCATGTGTGCTGTACCGTTTGTATCGCTGTGAAACACAG GTCATGCGATGGAGTAGAATACATTCCAAATATTGCAAGTGGATTGATTAAGAGTCAGGAAAAGGATAATATCAAAATTTCTCTTCAAAAAGTAAAGGCCGATCTGAAAAACCTGAAATCCAAAGTGGAGAATGACATAAAACGCTTAGATAAGCAGCGGGATGATATCATTGATAACATACAAGAGTTTAAGAAACGTATTATCGCTAGAGTCGAAGAATTGGAGAGAAAGTCATTACACGAGTTAGAGTCTAAACACAAAGAGCTAACAGAGAACATAAACGCATACAACAAGCAGATTGGTGGCCTTCTGAAAGTTATTGATGTACGACTGCACAAACTCACACATGCTAAGGACGACAATAAAGCCCAGACCTTTGTTGACGTGAAGAATGGAGAGAAAGAGTTATCGGAAGGAAATGATCTCGCGAAACAAACTGCGAGAGATGCGAAATCCATGGCATTTAAGATGAATACAGACATTGAGGAGTACCTAAGTAAGAATCAATCCCTTGGGACCCTACAAG AATACACCAGTGGTGTTAATATTGTATGTCCTGTTGAAACAAGGATAACGAGCGCATTTATAAGTGAGCTTCAATCACAGTTGCAGAGCTATGATATACAGTCAGAATGCACCAAGGCTTCAGAGATAGTTGCAGATCGTTACACAATTGTACTATGTGAGCATGACTCCTCCGATGCAGCAATAAAACATACTACAG GTATCCAGGAAAATACAATTATACTGATGAGACTGTGTAAAGAATATGTTCCTTATTTATTAACTTGTCTGAAGGCAAAAGTTAAAGGAAACTTTCGGATTGAATATGTAGATAACAAATCTTCTATTTCATTTGCTGAACGCAACAAACGAATATACGAATCAATTTCAAATATTGTGATGGGCCatgattaa